The following coding sequences are from one Treponema parvum window:
- a CDS encoding hydantoinase/oxoprolinase family protein — protein MKVRIGIDVGGTFTDAIAIDNSTYELIGAVKMPTTHTAKEGVAAGIILVLKEILEKYSISPEDVVFIAHGTTQATNALLEGDVARVGILAMGSGVEGYKVRADSKVGKIELADGKYLNTSHKFISNASKNMNDTVKDGIDSLVAEKSEVIVATEAFSVDNPENENLAVTIASSLGIPATAGNDVSKLYGLKTRTRTAVINGSILPKMLSTANMTESSIAKTNISSPLMIMRCDGGVMSMEEVRKRPILTILSGPAAGVAGALMYEKLTDGIFLEVGGTSTDISCVRDGSVMIRYAEIGGHKTYINSLDVRTVGIGGGSMVLLKKDVAIGCGPRSAHIADLKYEVYASEDEIIDPQLRTIRPRPDDPEYAYIKCADGKSFALTLSGAANIAGYVEENDYARGNVAAAVKAWEPLAKNMNLTVKECAVKVLEFAAEKNAKIVDELVKNYGLDMQSVVLVGGGGGASSVVPFLSKKLGCKFRIAKNAQVISPIGVAMALVRDMVERTVAKPTEQDVISIREEAFTKAVRSGAAPDSVEVKIEINARENKLRAVAIGATELRTKDISGTKKTEAQLISIVADNAKVEPESVKTVANNGKYYAMQFSRKIKSFIFFKKNINSVRLVDTDGIIRIQRKDGFIHSCKAKDAVRFLNNIVDEYTITGDGGDETPNIFIATESRIIDLSGMQNKKQLEALAQTELSGSDPTDTILFLCTYKTSNERA, from the coding sequence ATGAAAGTCAGAATAGGCATTGATGTGGGAGGAACTTTTACCGATGCCATTGCAATAGACAATTCCACCTATGAACTCATCGGAGCAGTAAAAATGCCGACGACACATACTGCCAAAGAAGGCGTCGCCGCCGGAATTATTTTAGTTCTTAAAGAAATATTGGAAAAATATTCCATTTCTCCGGAAGACGTCGTGTTTATCGCACACGGAACAACGCAGGCCACAAACGCATTGCTTGAAGGTGACGTCGCCCGCGTAGGAATTCTTGCTATGGGCTCAGGCGTAGAAGGATACAAGGTCAGAGCGGATTCAAAGGTAGGAAAGATCGAGCTCGCAGACGGAAAATATCTAAACACAAGTCATAAATTCATTTCAAACGCTTCCAAAAACATGAACGATACCGTTAAAGACGGAATCGATTCTCTTGTAGCGGAGAAATCGGAGGTTATTGTAGCAACGGAAGCATTCAGCGTAGACAATCCGGAAAATGAGAATTTAGCCGTAACGATAGCTTCGTCACTGGGGATCCCCGCCACGGCCGGGAACGACGTTTCCAAACTTTACGGTCTAAAAACAAGAACAAGAACCGCCGTAATAAACGGAAGCATCCTTCCAAAAATGCTTTCTACCGCCAATATGACAGAATCAAGTATCGCAAAGACCAATATCTCGTCGCCGCTGATGATAATGAGATGTGACGGCGGAGTTATGTCAATGGAAGAAGTCCGCAAAAGGCCTATTTTGACAATCCTGTCGGGGCCTGCCGCGGGAGTAGCGGGCGCGCTGATGTATGAAAAGCTTACGGACGGAATATTTTTGGAAGTGGGAGGTACCAGCACCGACATTTCCTGCGTACGCGACGGCAGCGTTATGATACGGTACGCAGAAATCGGGGGGCATAAAACATACATCAATTCGCTTGACGTTAGGACGGTCGGCATAGGCGGCGGAAGTATGGTACTCCTTAAAAAGGACGTCGCGATAGGATGCGGCCCCAGAAGCGCTCATATCGCCGATTTAAAATATGAAGTTTATGCTTCCGAAGATGAAATAATTGACCCGCAGTTACGGACAATAAGACCGCGCCCGGACGATCCAGAATACGCCTATATCAAATGTGCCGACGGAAAAAGTTTTGCGCTTACCTTGTCGGGAGCGGCAAACATAGCCGGATACGTGGAAGAAAACGATTATGCGCGGGGCAACGTTGCGGCAGCCGTAAAAGCGTGGGAACCACTTGCGAAGAACATGAATTTAACGGTAAAAGAATGCGCAGTAAAAGTTTTGGAATTTGCAGCGGAAAAAAATGCAAAAATCGTAGATGAATTAGTAAAAAATTACGGACTTGATATGCAAAGCGTAGTTTTGGTAGGCGGAGGAGGAGGCGCTTCTTCCGTCGTTCCTTTTTTAAGCAAAAAACTCGGCTGTAAATTCCGCATTGCAAAAAACGCACAGGTTATCTCTCCAATAGGAGTTGCGATGGCGCTTGTCAGAGATATGGTAGAGCGAACCGTAGCAAAACCGACGGAACAGGACGTCATTTCAATAAGGGAAGAAGCGTTTACTAAAGCGGTGCGTTCGGGAGCCGCTCCGGACAGTGTAGAAGTTAAAATAGAAATAAACGCCAGAGAGAATAAACTGAGAGCTGTGGCCATAGGCGCTACTGAACTCAGGACAAAGGATATTTCCGGAACAAAAAAGACGGAAGCCCAACTGATTTCGATAGTAGCGGACAATGCAAAAGTCGAACCGGAAAGCGTTAAAACGGTTGCAAATAACGGCAAATATTATGCAATGCAGTTTAGCCGCAAAATAAAAAGTTTTATATTTTTCAAAAAAAATATAAATTCGGTGCGATTGGTAGATACCGACGGCATAATTCGCATACAGAGAAAAGACGGCTTTATACATTCATGTAAGGCAAAAGACGCCGTTCGGTTTTTAAACAACATTGTCGACGAATACACGATTACAGGAGACGGCGGAGACGAAACACCGAACATATTCATAGCGACGGAAAGCCGGATAATCGATCTTTCAGGTATGCAGAATAAAAAACAGCTTGAAGCTTTAGCGCAAACGGAATTGAGCGGCTCCGATCCTACCGATACGATTCTTTTCCTTTGCACATATAAAACGTCTAATGAAAGGGCTTAA
- a CDS encoding FAD-dependent oxidoreductase: MKLTKTYDVAVIGGGPGGIAAAISAARNGASVILAERNGYLGGQLGSGLPFLAFLDRKQRQVIGGVAQEFVDRLSKLNGTHGHTYCPFHISTTVIHPFLARIICFEMAKETGIDLLMHCELSDVKVSGGKIKSVTLSGKGEHIEIEANIFIDATGDGDLGFAAGASFNKGQEKDNVLQPPTLMFNLGGVDFEAFCDFIAEHPEELPYGLKMNNLREGYNAEFFRNNPSFIFFGMQNLIKKLRKEGKCPVARDTVIFIRQPIPGEVAVNTIRILNFDGSSVADLSRGELEAHLQILPLIDMFRDFVPGFKNCYLTSINSSIGVRESRRILGHKILSHKDCLDGIVSEDSIALCSYFIDIHSGTSDDTTGITVEEPFGIPYLCLVSKDVDNLMMSGRCISVDPIAFGATRIMNVCMAVGQACGTAASMATSCALSPKEVDVEKLRIKIAEQGAILKV; the protein is encoded by the coding sequence ATGAAACTGACTAAAACATATGACGTAGCTGTAATAGGCGGCGGACCGGGAGGCATTGCCGCGGCAATAAGTGCAGCTCGCAACGGCGCAAGCGTAATCCTTGCGGAAAGGAACGGATACTTAGGGGGCCAACTCGGTTCGGGCTTACCCTTTCTTGCATTTTTGGATCGAAAGCAACGCCAAGTGATAGGCGGTGTTGCGCAGGAATTTGTCGACAGACTTTCCAAACTTAACGGGACACACGGTCATACATACTGTCCGTTTCATATTTCAACCACTGTCATACACCCTTTTTTGGCAAGAATAATTTGCTTTGAAATGGCAAAAGAAACGGGGATAGATCTTTTAATGCACTGTGAATTATCCGACGTTAAGGTTTCAGGCGGTAAAATAAAATCCGTTACACTGTCAGGAAAAGGGGAACACATAGAAATCGAGGCGAATATATTTATAGACGCTACGGGAGACGGAGATTTGGGTTTTGCGGCAGGCGCATCCTTTAACAAGGGGCAGGAAAAAGACAATGTGCTTCAACCTCCTACCCTTATGTTCAATCTGGGCGGCGTGGACTTTGAAGCCTTTTGTGATTTTATTGCAGAACATCCGGAAGAGCTTCCTTACGGGCTAAAGATGAATAATTTACGTGAAGGATATAATGCGGAGTTTTTTAGGAACAATCCTAGTTTTATTTTTTTCGGTATGCAAAATTTAATAAAAAAACTTCGTAAAGAAGGCAAGTGCCCGGTTGCCAGAGACACCGTTATTTTTATCCGTCAGCCCATTCCGGGAGAAGTGGCCGTAAACACCATACGGATTCTTAATTTCGACGGATCCAGCGTAGCGGATCTAAGCAGAGGCGAACTTGAAGCTCATTTACAAATTTTGCCCTTGATCGATATGTTTAGAGACTTTGTGCCGGGATTTAAAAACTGTTATCTGACTTCCATAAATTCTTCCATCGGCGTAAGGGAAAGCCGCCGCATTTTAGGACACAAAATCTTATCACACAAAGATTGTTTGGACGGTATTGTAAGCGAAGATTCCATTGCCCTATGCAGCTATTTTATAGACATTCACAGCGGCACGTCCGATGACACTACGGGAATAACGGTTGAAGAGCCCTTCGGGATCCCTTATCTTTGCTTGGTATCTAAGGACGTTGATAATTTAATGATGAGCGGACGCTGTATCAGCGTAGATCCCATTGCCTTCGGAGCAACGCGTATAATGAACGTGTGCATGGCGGTAGGACAAGCGTGCGGTACCGCAGCGTCGATGGCGACATCCTGTGCCCTTAGTCCTAAAGAGGTCGACGTAGAAAAACTGCGCATAAAAATTGCCGAACAAGGTGCAATTTTAAAAGTATAA
- a CDS encoding alcohol dehydrogenase catalytic domain-containing protein, with protein sequence MGIPKTMKALVAYSKTDYRLETNYPVPECGDDDIIIKTEGCGICAGDLKCKHGAAMFWGDEIQPSWVEPPFIPGHEFLGRIVEIGKNVKNFKIGDRVIPEQIVPCGECRFCKDGHYWMCQPHRILGFFNSCNGGMAEYVKLSKNTIVHKIPDKTPLEAALLIEPFACSKHCVDRAEIKAEDILVISGAGTLGLGMVTYARSRNPKKIITLDLVDDRLNKAKELGSDLVWNPKKTDVIAEIMKLTDGYGCDIYIEATGAPASVVQGMKMIRKLGRFIEFSVFAEQTSLDWSIIGDRKELDVRGSHLSPYCYPYVIENITNGKLKTDGIVSSVFKLEDWESAFEYAGGKHGDYKVAFKF encoded by the coding sequence ATGGGAATTCCAAAAACAATGAAAGCATTGGTAGCTTACAGCAAAACGGATTACCGGCTTGAAACAAATTATCCCGTTCCCGAATGCGGAGACGACGATATCATCATCAAAACGGAAGGCTGCGGAATTTGCGCCGGAGATCTTAAATGCAAGCACGGCGCCGCAATGTTTTGGGGAGATGAAATTCAACCTTCATGGGTAGAACCGCCGTTCATACCCGGACATGAATTTCTAGGCCGCATAGTTGAAATAGGAAAAAATGTTAAAAATTTTAAAATAGGCGACAGGGTGATTCCTGAGCAGATCGTCCCTTGCGGCGAATGCCGTTTTTGTAAAGACGGACATTATTGGATGTGCCAGCCCCATCGTATTTTAGGTTTTTTCAACAGCTGTAACGGCGGAATGGCCGAGTATGTGAAGCTTTCTAAAAATACAATAGTTCACAAAATACCCGACAAAACACCGCTCGAAGCGGCGCTTTTAATAGAGCCTTTTGCCTGTTCAAAACACTGCGTAGACAGAGCGGAAATAAAAGCTGAGGATATTTTAGTCATATCCGGTGCGGGAACGCTGGGGCTGGGTATGGTTACCTATGCTCGATCGCGAAATCCTAAAAAAATAATAACATTGGATCTGGTTGACGACAGGCTCAACAAGGCAAAAGAACTCGGATCGGATTTGGTATGGAATCCTAAAAAAACTGATGTGATCGCCGAAATAATGAAACTCACAGACGGTTACGGATGTGATATTTATATTGAAGCTACGGGAGCTCCGGCATCGGTAGTACAGGGCATGAAAATGATCCGTAAACTCGGAAGGTTTATAGAATTTTCCGTTTTCGCCGAGCAAACTTCGCTTGACTGGTCAATAATAGGCGACAGAAAAGAATTGGACGTAAGAGGATCCCATTTAAGCCCGTATTGTTATCCCTATGTCATAGAAAATATCACAAACGGTAAATTAAAAACCGACGGTATAGTGAGCTCCGTTTTTAAACTGGAAGACTGGGAATCCGCCTTTGAATATGCAGGCGGCAAACACGGCGACTATAAGGTGGCTTTTAAATTCTGA
- a CDS encoding V-type ATP synthase subunit D: MAKLNIAPTKSNLLKMNEQLAVSQSGYDLLEQKREILVMELMHMVERVKLLERDIDKVVTKAYPALKKMLIAAGMDRMEQLSHSVQYDFTIKEKPVTIGGMKFHSIDVELPPQRLFYSFLGTLAESDKVMAEFFKLLTLLAQMASIRTIVWRLAGEVKKTQRRVNALNKMVIPQAWDTKKYIESVLEERERESVFVLKSLKRRKA; the protein is encoded by the coding sequence ATGGCGAAACTTAACATTGCACCTACAAAATCGAATTTGCTTAAGATGAACGAGCAGCTGGCCGTTTCGCAAAGCGGGTACGATTTGCTCGAGCAAAAACGCGAAATTCTCGTCATGGAACTTATGCACATGGTGGAACGCGTAAAACTGCTTGAACGCGATATAGACAAGGTTGTAACGAAAGCTTATCCTGCGTTAAAAAAAATGCTTATAGCCGCAGGCATGGACCGCATGGAACAGCTGTCTCATTCCGTTCAATATGATTTTACGATAAAAGAAAAACCCGTCACTATCGGGGGCATGAAGTTTCATTCAATAGACGTGGAACTGCCGCCTCAACGCTTATTTTATTCGTTTTTGGGAACTCTCGCCGAAAGCGATAAGGTTATGGCGGAGTTTTTTAAACTGCTCACGCTGCTTGCGCAGATGGCTTCGATCAGAACGATAGTGTGGCGCCTTGCGGGAGAAGTCAAAAAGACTCAACGCCGTGTAAATGCGCTCAATAAAATGGTCATTCCGCAGGCTTGGGATACAAAAAAGTATATAGAAAGCGTGCTTGAAGAGCGCGAACGCGAAAGTGTTTTTGTCCTTAAGTCGCTAAAGCGCCGAAAGGCATAA
- a CDS encoding V-type ATP synthase subunit B, which produces MKGIEYRGLNSIDGPIMIVRRTENVFYGETVYVRDRSGEKRTGRIIDISDEAAVVQIFGSTTGLDLGRTTFEFLDRPLELRVGEGLLGRIFNGLGEPIDGYPKIISDESVNVNGDPINPYARIYPRDFIQTGISSIDGMNTLIRGQKLPIFSGNGLPHNKLAAQIIRQARLKNSDSQFVMVFAGMGIKYDVARFFIDTFEESGVLAKVVMFQSLADAPSIERIITPRCALTAAEYLAYKKGMHVLVVMTDMTNYCEALREISTTRGEVPGRKGYPGYLYSDLAELYERAGRIKDSEGSITQIPILTMPNDDISHPIPDLTGYITEGQIVLDREMSQKGMYPPVAGLPSLSRLMKDGIGDKMTREDHAAVSAQLFAAYSKVKSIRNLAAIIGEEELSESDKCYLHFGEELEQKFFCQDEYENRTIEQTLDIGWKLLSGLPREDLYRIKSDMIDKYMPAKET; this is translated from the coding sequence ATGAAAGGAATAGAATATCGCGGACTAAATTCTATAGACGGACCTATTATGATTGTCCGCCGCACTGAAAATGTTTTTTACGGAGAAACCGTTTACGTACGCGACCGCAGCGGCGAAAAACGCACGGGACGCATTATAGATATTTCAGACGAGGCGGCCGTGGTACAGATCTTCGGTTCGACCACAGGTCTTGATTTAGGCAGAACCACGTTCGAATTTTTGGATCGGCCGCTTGAACTCCGCGTAGGCGAAGGGCTTTTGGGACGAATTTTCAACGGATTGGGAGAACCTATTGACGGCTATCCTAAAATAATTTCAGACGAAAGCGTAAATGTAAACGGCGATCCCATAAACCCGTATGCGCGCATTTACCCCAGAGATTTTATTCAAACCGGAATTTCATCGATAGACGGGATGAATACGCTTATACGCGGACAAAAGCTGCCCATATTCAGCGGAAACGGACTTCCTCACAATAAACTTGCGGCGCAGATCATACGGCAGGCCAGGCTTAAAAACAGCGACAGCCAGTTTGTGATGGTCTTTGCAGGAATGGGCATAAAATACGACGTAGCGCGTTTTTTTATAGACACTTTTGAGGAATCGGGAGTTTTGGCAAAGGTCGTCATGTTTCAGTCTTTGGCGGACGCTCCTTCAATTGAACGCATAATAACGCCAAGGTGCGCTCTTACGGCGGCGGAATATTTGGCATATAAAAAAGGAATGCACGTTCTTGTCGTAATGACCGATATGACAAACTATTGCGAGGCCTTGCGGGAAATATCTACTACGCGCGGAGAAGTTCCCGGACGAAAGGGCTATCCCGGCTATCTGTATTCCGATCTTGCGGAACTTTATGAGCGCGCCGGCCGAATAAAAGATTCCGAAGGTTCTATAACTCAGATCCCTATTCTCACAATGCCTAACGACGACATAAGCCATCCGATCCCCGATCTTACAGGCTATATCACGGAAGGGCAGATAGTCCTTGATCGTGAAATGTCGCAAAAGGGAATGTATCCGCCTGTGGCGGGACTCCCGAGCCTTTCGCGTCTAATGAAAGACGGTATCGGCGATAAGATGACAAGGGAAGACCATGCCGCCGTTTCGGCGCAATTGTTTGCGGCTTACTCAAAGGTAAAGTCCATAAGAAATCTTGCGGCGATCATCGGCGAAGAAGAACTTTCGGAATCGGATAAGTGTTATTTGCATTTCGGCGAAGAACTTGAACAGAAATTCTTTTGCCAGGATGAATATGAAAACCGCACTATAGAACAGACATTGGACATCGGATGGAAGCTCCTTTCCGGTTTGCCGCGTGAGGATCTGTATCGCATAAAGAGCGATATGATCGATAAGTACATGCCTGCAAAAGAAACATAA
- a CDS encoding V-type ATP synthase subunit A: protein MIEGRITRISGPIVFAEGLDGCGLYDVVNVGEKELIGEIIRQDRGKATLQVYEDVTGLHVGEKVVCIERPLSLRLGPGLVGTIYDGIQRPLKSMYEDGGAFLLPGQRTKPLDVEKKWHFEQGSVSDGSKITAGSAIFPGAVLGVVQETNSIVHTIAVPPTVRGRTLKTFAGSGDYTIEDVIGTTELDEEIKLSQYWPVRKPRPYMQKLSVTEPLVTGLRVIDVFFPLSKGGTAAIPGGFGTGKTMTQHAIAKWCDADLIVYIGCGERGNEMTEVLNEFPEIVDPRTGRSLMERTILIANTSNMPVAAREVSLYSGITLAEYYRDMGMAVAIMADSTSRWAEALRELSGRMEEMPAEEGFPAYLPTRLAEFYERAGRVTSLCGKEGSVSVIGAVSPPGGDFSEPVTQHTKRFIRCFWGLDRELANARHYPAISWIDSYSEYADEVKDWWEKHDPEWATVRLEALDLLKKEQRLQQIVRLIGPDALPEAERLLLAVADMIKNGFLQQNSFDPIDTYCISEKQIAILVLMMDFYRRALAVIKEGAPLVRVNALPVKEEITRIKSEIPNDRLDKIKEIEGHLDTQMSELEKIYHKVGIA from the coding sequence ATGATTGAAGGAAGAATCACTCGCATATCTGGTCCTATAGTATTTGCCGAAGGTCTTGACGGCTGCGGTCTTTACGACGTAGTAAACGTGGGCGAAAAAGAGCTTATAGGCGAGATAATCCGTCAGGACAGGGGAAAGGCCACGCTTCAGGTCTATGAAGATGTGACAGGGCTTCACGTAGGCGAAAAGGTTGTCTGTATAGAGCGTCCTCTTTCGCTGCGACTGGGACCGGGGCTTGTGGGTACTATCTACGACGGTATCCAGAGGCCTCTTAAATCCATGTATGAAGACGGCGGCGCTTTTCTTTTGCCGGGTCAACGGACAAAACCTCTTGACGTTGAAAAGAAGTGGCATTTTGAGCAGGGATCCGTCTCCGACGGAAGCAAAATAACGGCCGGTTCTGCAATTTTTCCCGGAGCCGTCTTGGGCGTCGTGCAGGAAACAAATTCCATAGTTCATACAATTGCGGTTCCTCCGACCGTGCGCGGTCGTACGCTTAAAACATTTGCAGGAAGCGGCGATTATACGATTGAAGACGTCATCGGCACAACGGAATTGGATGAAGAGATAAAACTTTCGCAGTATTGGCCTGTGAGAAAGCCGCGTCCGTATATGCAAAAACTTTCGGTTACGGAGCCGCTTGTTACCGGTCTTCGTGTGATCGACGTATTTTTTCCGCTTTCGAAAGGGGGAACGGCTGCTATCCCCGGCGGTTTCGGTACCGGTAAAACCATGACGCAGCACGCTATAGCAAAGTGGTGCGACGCGGACTTGATCGTATACATAGGGTGCGGAGAGCGCGGCAACGAAATGACCGAAGTTTTAAACGAATTTCCCGAGATAGTGGATCCCAGAACGGGACGCTCCCTTATGGAAAGAACGATTCTCATTGCTAACACTTCGAACATGCCCGTAGCGGCGCGCGAAGTTTCCCTTTATTCGGGTATTACGCTTGCGGAGTATTACCGCGACATGGGTATGGCCGTAGCTATAATGGCCGATTCTACAAGCCGCTGGGCAGAAGCTCTTCGCGAGCTTTCCGGTCGAATGGAAGAAATGCCTGCGGAAGAAGGATTTCCGGCTTATCTTCCAACGCGTCTTGCCGAATTTTATGAAAGAGCGGGAAGGGTAACTTCGCTTTGCGGAAAAGAGGGCTCGGTTTCGGTAATCGGAGCGGTATCGCCTCCCGGCGGAGATTTTTCCGAACCTGTTACGCAGCATACGAAGCGTTTTATACGCTGTTTTTGGGGGCTCGACAGAGAACTTGCAAACGCGCGGCACTATCCTGCGATAAGCTGGATAGATTCATACTCCGAATATGCTGACGAAGTTAAGGACTGGTGGGAAAAGCACGATCCCGAATGGGCGACGGTCAGACTAGAAGCCCTCGATCTGCTTAAAAAAGAGCAGCGTCTGCAGCAGATCGTCCGTCTTATAGGGCCTGACGCCTTGCCCGAAGCCGAGAGACTTCTTCTTGCCGTAGCGGATATGATAAAAAACGGATTTTTACAGCAGAATTCTTTTGATCCTATCGATACTTATTGCATTTCGGAAAAACAGATCGCAATTCTTGTTCTCATGATGGATTTTTACCGCCGTGCGCTTGCCGTCATAAAGGAAGGTGCTCCGCTCGTAAGGGTAAACGCCCTTCCCGTAAAAGAAGAGATTACGCGCATAAAATCGGAAATTCCCAACGACCGGCTCGATAAGATCAAGGAAATAGAGGGACATCTTGATACGCAGATGAGCGAGCTTGAAAAGATCTATCATAAAGTGGGTATTGCATGA
- a CDS encoding V-type ATP synthase subunit F: protein MEYFIIGERELVLAFALVGVQGTAAVNRNEALEAFNRVTGRGGVLSTPIEGGRPKVLILTENITVMLESEVLEWQKKGDYPLIVEIPGIQGHLQGKKTLTEAIREAIGVKV from the coding sequence ATGGAATATTTTATAATCGGTGAAAGGGAGCTAGTCCTTGCGTTTGCTCTTGTAGGCGTTCAAGGAACGGCGGCCGTAAACCGGAACGAAGCGCTCGAAGCGTTTAACAGAGTAACAGGAAGAGGCGGCGTTTTATCTACTCCGATAGAAGGCGGCCGCCCTAAGGTTCTGATTTTGACCGAAAACATTACGGTAATGCTCGAAAGCGAAGTTCTTGAATGGCAAAAAAAAGGCGATTATCCGCTTATAGTCGAGATTCCCGGCATTCAAGGGCATCTGCAGGGCAAAAAAACATTGACTGAGGCAATAAGAGAAGCGATCGGCGTAAAAGTTTAA
- a CDS encoding ATP synthase subunit C — protein sequence MNKRLFVFVQVMLCGAVLFAQGSASSAVRGSVLKYFAAALAVGIACIGGGMAVGKIGAAAMGAMSENAELSGKALPFVGLAEGICLWGFLVALLIIIQ from the coding sequence ATGAATAAGAGATTATTTGTATTTGTTCAGGTTATGTTGTGTGGAGCAGTTCTTTTTGCACAGGGAAGTGCGTCTTCAGCCGTGAGAGGTTCGGTGCTTAAATATTTTGCGGCCGCTCTTGCCGTAGGAATCGCTTGCATAGGAGGCGGAATGGCCGTAGGCAAGATAGGCGCCGCCGCCATGGGCGCGATGAGCGAGAATGCGGAACTTTCAGGTAAGGCGCTGCCGTTCGTAGGGCTTGCGGAAGGTATTTGCCTGTGGGGATTCCTCGTAGCGCTGCTTATCATTATTCAATAA